CGGGTCTGGCCGGCCGTCTGCTGGGACGACCTCGGCGCACAGCCACACCTTGCCGTCGCGGCCGGACGGGTGGGTGCCGTGAGCGGTCTGAATCCGGAGCAGAGCGCGCTGGCAATCGTCTACACCACGATGACGGGCTCGGCGAGCGCGGCCCAGCGGCTGCTGGCGCTGGACCCGGCCGACGTGGCGGCGTTGACGTTCCGGCTGGCGGATGCGTGCGAGCGCACCGCCGTGCAGGCGACCGCCGGATTAGCCGACTTGTCGGACCCGCTGCTCGATACCTTGGCCCAGCACCACGCGCAGCGCGAGCGACCCCTATTCGCCTCCTGAAAGGCATGCCATGCCAGCACATTCCCACAGCCATCCGCATCCGCACGTCGAGCGGCCGAAGCGCGTCAGGCAGCCGGGGGAGCCGCTGCGCATCGGCGTCGGCGGGCCGGTCGGTTCCGGAAAGACCGCCCTGGTCGCCG
The DNA window shown above is from Mycobacterium sp. Aquia_216 and carries:
- a CDS encoding urease accessory protein UreF, with translation MSALATLLTLADSRLPAGAHVHSGGAEEAVTSGLVINLETLEAFLRRRIRCHGLVTASIAAAVHRGELDLEQADQETDARTPAPAARQASRSQGRGLARLARRVWPAVCWDDLGAQPHLAVAAGRVGAVSGLNPEQSALAIVYTTMTGSASAAQRLLALDPADVAALTFRLADACERTAVQATAGLADLSDPLLDTLAQHHAQRERPLFAS